The proteins below are encoded in one region of Ricinus communis isolate WT05 ecotype wild-type chromosome 6, ASM1957865v1, whole genome shotgun sequence:
- the LOC8272377 gene encoding nudix hydrolase 26, chloroplastic isoform X2 encodes MAFCCRCVFYYSSSSFSPSLPILSKSATPYLTCPYKFSKFTKLPLTYHNPQNHTATISRTLRLSSSSSSPPPPPPPMESPPEGYRRNVGICLINPSKKIFAASRLDISDAWQMPQLYSSFVPNVDDVSNNDINQGGIDENEDPKTAAVRELKEETGISSAEVLAEAPNWLTYDFPPQVREKLKQQWGSDWKGQAQKWFLLKFTGKEEEINLLGDGLEKPEFGQWSWMSPEQILDHLLLKCIHGEKAASESHCSRH; translated from the exons ATGGCATTTTGTTGCCGATGCGTTTTCtactattcttcttcttctttctcgcCCTCTCTTCCCATTCTTTCAAAATCCGCTACTCCCTACCTAACCTGCCCTTATAAGTTCTCAAAATTTACCAAGTTGCCACTCACATACCATAATCCTCAGAATCACACTGCAACGATCTCCAGAACTCTCCGtctatcatcatcatcatcatcaccaccaccaccaccaccacctaTGGAATCTCCTCCAGAAGGTTATAGAAGAAATGTGGGTATTTGTTTGATAAACCCTTCTAAAAAG ATATTTGCTGCTTCAAGGTTGGATATATCTGATGCTTGGCAAATGCCTCAG TTGTATAGTTCTTTTGTACCaaatgttgatgatgtttcGAACAACGATATAAACCAGGGAGGTATAGATGAGAATGAAGATCCTAAGACTGCAGCTGTTAGGGAATTAAAAGAGGAGACCGGGATAAGCTCAGCAGAAGTTCTTGCAGAG GCACCTAATTGGTTGACATATGACTTCCCACCACAAGTTAGGGAAAAACTTAAACAACAATGGGGATCTGACTGGAAAGGTCAAGCGCAGAAGTG GTTTCTTCTTAAATTCACTGGGAAGGAGGAAGAGATCAATCTTTTGGGTGATGGCTTAGAGAAACCTGAGTTCGGCCAATGGTCATGGATGTCACCTGAACAAATACTTGATCAT CTTTTGCTCAAGTGTATTCATGGGGAAAAGGCAGCTTCAGAAAGCCATTGCAGCAGACATTAA
- the LOC8272376 gene encoding uncharacterized protein LOC8272376, with translation MDSHDYNPSQSSKTSKFALKPRAFLFYLLSILVLFLAISFSFTRTNCIRIHHLRSVLTSNPNALQKILGFVNQFQKPTKTLIPNPISVPSRCVLWMAPFLSGGGYSSEAWSYMLALNEHTKVPSFRLKVEQHGDLESIEFWEGLPLHIKQLAFNLHETKCRMNETIVLCHSEPGAWYPPLFQTLPCPPTGYNGYMSVIGRTMFETDRVNVEHVRRCNQMDYIWVPTEFHVSTFIKSGVDASKVVKIGQPIDVEFFDPTNYTPLHLSSIGDLVLGARKKGSDLKREFIFLSVFKWEYRKGWDVLLKAYLKEFSGIDEVALYLLTNPYHSDSDFGNKILEFLGTSKIEKPGESWPAIYVIDTHIAQIDLPRMYKAANAFVLPSRGEGWGRPIVEAMSMSLPVIATNWSGPLEYLTEENSYPLPVDRLSEVMEGPFKGHLWAEPSVDKLQHLMRHVTANVEEAQAKARQAREDMITRFSPQVVAGVVTNQLKNILDTMV, from the coding sequence ATGGATTCCCATGATTATAACCCTTCACAATCCAGTAAAACCAGCAAATTCGCCCTAAAGCCAAGAGCCTTTTTGTTTTACTTATTATCAATACTAGTTCTCTTTTTAGCAATCTCATTTAGTTTTACCAGAACAAACTGCATTAGAATCCACCACCTAAGATCAGTCCTCACATCAAATCCCAACGCTCTTCAGAAAATTCTAGGCTTTGTTAATCAATTCCAGAAACCCACCAAAACCCTAATACCAAATCCCATTTCTGTTCCTTCCCGTTGTGTTTTATGGATGGCCCCTTTCCTTTCAGGTGGTGGGTATAGCTCAGAAGCTTGGTCTTATATGTTAGCTCTTAATGAACACACGAAAGTACCCAGCTTTAGGTTAAAGGTTGAGCAACATGGTGATTTAGAATCTATTGAATTTTGGGAGGGTTTGCCTCTTCATATCAAGCAGTTGGCTTTTAACCTTCACGAAACCAAATGTAGAATGAATGAGACCATTGTATTGTGTCATAGTGAGCCTGGTGCTTGGTATCCACCATTGTTTCAAACCTTGCCTTGTCCACCAACTGGTTATAATGGTTATATGTCTGTAATTGGTAGAACAATGTTTGAAACTGATAGAGTGAATGTTGAACATGTTAGGCGATGTAATCAAATGGATTATATTTGGGTTCCTACTGAGTTTCATGTATCGACATTTATAAAGAGTGGGGTTGATGCATCTAAGGTTGTGAAAATTGGTCAGCCTATTGATGTGGAGTTTTTTGATCCAACCAATTATACACCATTACATCTTTCCTCAATTGGGGATTTGGTTTTAGGTGCCAGAAAAAAGGGTTCTGATTTGAAAAgggaatttattttcttgagtGTGTTTAAGTGGGAGTATAGGAAAGGATGGGATGTGTTGCTGAAAGCATACCTGAAAGAGTTCTCTGGGATTGATGAAGTTGctttatatttgttaacaaATCCATATCACTCTGATAGTGATTTTGGGAATAAGATTTTGGAGTTTCTGGGGACttccaaaatagaaaaaccaGGAGAGTCTTGGCCTGCTATCTATGTTATTGATACCCACATAGCTCAGATTGATTTGCCAAGAATGTATAAAGCAGCCAATGCATTTGTTCTTCCATCAAGAGGAGAAGGGTGGGGGAGGCCTATTGTGGAGGCCATGTCTATGTCTTTGCCTGTCATTGCAACAAATTGGTCTGGGCCACTGGAGTATCTCACCGAAGAGAATAGCTATCCATTGCCAGTTGATAGACTGTCCGAAGTTATGGAAGGGCCATTCAAAGGGCATCTCTGGGCTGAACCTTCTGTTGATAAACTTCAACATCTAATGAGGCATGTAACGGCTAATGTTGAGGAAGCTCAGGCGAAAGCAAGGCAGGCTAGGGAAGACATGATTACAAGGTTTTCTCCTCAGGTTGTTGCAGGAGTTGTCACCaaccaattaaaaaatatacttgaTACAATGGTTTGA
- the LOC8272377 gene encoding nudix hydrolase 26, chloroplastic isoform X1, which translates to MAFCCRCVFYYSSSSFSPSLPILSKSATPYLTCPYKFSKFTKLPLTYHNPQNHTATISRTLRLSSSSSSPPPPPPPMESPPEGYRRNVGICLINPSKKIFAASRLDISDAWQMPQLYSSFVPNVDDVSNNDINQGGIDENEDPKTAAVRELKEETGISSAEVLAEAPNWLTYDFPPQVREKLKQQWGSDWKGQAQKWFLLKFTGKEEEINLLGDGLEKPEFGQWSWMSPEQILDHAVEFKKSVYKEVLAAFAPYFA; encoded by the exons ATGGCATTTTGTTGCCGATGCGTTTTCtactattcttcttcttctttctcgcCCTCTCTTCCCATTCTTTCAAAATCCGCTACTCCCTACCTAACCTGCCCTTATAAGTTCTCAAAATTTACCAAGTTGCCACTCACATACCATAATCCTCAGAATCACACTGCAACGATCTCCAGAACTCTCCGtctatcatcatcatcatcatcaccaccaccaccaccaccacctaTGGAATCTCCTCCAGAAGGTTATAGAAGAAATGTGGGTATTTGTTTGATAAACCCTTCTAAAAAG ATATTTGCTGCTTCAAGGTTGGATATATCTGATGCTTGGCAAATGCCTCAG TTGTATAGTTCTTTTGTACCaaatgttgatgatgtttcGAACAACGATATAAACCAGGGAGGTATAGATGAGAATGAAGATCCTAAGACTGCAGCTGTTAGGGAATTAAAAGAGGAGACCGGGATAAGCTCAGCAGAAGTTCTTGCAGAG GCACCTAATTGGTTGACATATGACTTCCCACCACAAGTTAGGGAAAAACTTAAACAACAATGGGGATCTGACTGGAAAGGTCAAGCGCAGAAGTG GTTTCTTCTTAAATTCACTGGGAAGGAGGAAGAGATCAATCTTTTGGGTGATGGCTTAGAGAAACCTGAGTTCGGCCAATGGTCATGGATGTCACCTGAACAAATACTTGATCAT GCTGTAGAGTTCAAGAAATCTGTTTACAAGGAAGTTTTAGCAGCTTTTGCTCCTTATTTTGCATAA
- the LOC8272377 gene encoding nudix hydrolase 26, chloroplastic isoform X3 translates to MAFCCRCVFYYSSSSFSPSLPILSKSATPYLTCPYKFSKFTKLPLTYHNPQNHTATISRTLRLSSSSSSPPPPPPPMESPPEGYRRNVGICLINPSKKIFAASRLDISDAWQMPQGGIDENEDPKTAAVRELKEETGISSAEVLAEAPNWLTYDFPPQVREKLKQQWGSDWKGQAQKWFLLKFTGKEEEINLLGDGLEKPEFGQWSWMSPEQILDHAVEFKKSVYKEVLAAFAPYFA, encoded by the exons ATGGCATTTTGTTGCCGATGCGTTTTCtactattcttcttcttctttctcgcCCTCTCTTCCCATTCTTTCAAAATCCGCTACTCCCTACCTAACCTGCCCTTATAAGTTCTCAAAATTTACCAAGTTGCCACTCACATACCATAATCCTCAGAATCACACTGCAACGATCTCCAGAACTCTCCGtctatcatcatcatcatcatcaccaccaccaccaccaccacctaTGGAATCTCCTCCAGAAGGTTATAGAAGAAATGTGGGTATTTGTTTGATAAACCCTTCTAAAAAG ATATTTGCTGCTTCAAGGTTGGATATATCTGATGCTTGGCAAATGCCTCAG GGAGGTATAGATGAGAATGAAGATCCTAAGACTGCAGCTGTTAGGGAATTAAAAGAGGAGACCGGGATAAGCTCAGCAGAAGTTCTTGCAGAG GCACCTAATTGGTTGACATATGACTTCCCACCACAAGTTAGGGAAAAACTTAAACAACAATGGGGATCTGACTGGAAAGGTCAAGCGCAGAAGTG GTTTCTTCTTAAATTCACTGGGAAGGAGGAAGAGATCAATCTTTTGGGTGATGGCTTAGAGAAACCTGAGTTCGGCCAATGGTCATGGATGTCACCTGAACAAATACTTGATCAT GCTGTAGAGTTCAAGAAATCTGTTTACAAGGAAGTTTTAGCAGCTTTTGCTCCTTATTTTGCATAA